CGCCGCTCTTGGTCGAAATCGCGCCCTTGCCGTCCTTGATGCCGCCCTGCCATTTGGCCGAACCATGGGTCGTCGTCATGCGTTGCTCCCTGAGCTTGGTTGAACCGGGCCACGAGCCTACAACGCCAATGCGACGGAAGTGTTCGCCGCGCTCGGACGTTAAGCGCCGACCAGCGCCTTCGCCGGCGTCGTCGCCTGCACCACAAGACCACGGGCGCGCGCATCCATCACGCCGACCGCGCGCAGCGCGAGCAGCGTCACGGTCTGCACCGCATCACGCAGCTTGATCGGATCGTCGAGATTGCTTGGCGCCAGCGGGCCGACCAGCGCCTCGTGCAGCGCGCCGAGCAAGGCAGTGGCGGCCAGCGCCGTGTCCTGCGCCGGCAGATGGCCGGCGCGCACGGCCGCATCGATGCGCATGGCGAGCTCGCCGGAAATATCGCGGCGGCTGGCGAGGCGAGACGCCGTGACGTCGACATCGACCGGCTCGGCGAGGATGCCCCAGGCGAGCTTGCGCTGCGACAATACATGGACCGCAATCGTCGTCACCGCGGCAGCGAGCGCCGAGGATGGTCCAGGCGCTGCGTCGGCGGCACGCCGGATTGCGGACAGCTCGTCACGCGAGACTTCCGTGATCAATTCCGAGATCAGCTCGGCCTTGGACGGGAAATAGCGATAGACAGTGCCGGCCGCGACATTGGCCCGCACCGCGACGGGTGCGATCTGGACCGCCGCCATGCCGCCCGCCGCCGCAGCATCGCGCGCTGCCGACAGGATGGCGCTGCGCCGGGCAGCCAGCCGTTTCACGACCTGATGTGTTCGCCGGTAGACCATGGCGTTCCGTCCCCCACCGTGTGCCCGGGCCCGGCGCCCACCGGCAGAACACACGCGTCTTCAATGTTTTGAACGATTGATCCCGCAATCGCCTGAAGAAGTGAACAACTATTCAGACCGAATGACAAGCTGGAATTGTAAGGATTTTGCGACAGCCGGATGCCACCTCGGTTGCGCGGCGGCTGCTCCGGCCCATGGACGCGTGGGGCGGAGCGGAATTCGGTGACATCTCGCCAGCTGCCGGCATCTCACGCGTTCCGATCGGGCCTTCCGATGGTCAATGGCGAGCTAACGTGGTCGCTCGCAATCGAGACATCTGGTCTCGCCCGGAGCCGCGAGATGGGGCGGCATTTACCGGAATTTATCGGAAGCCGTGGTCGAGTGCGCCGAACGTCGCCTGTGGCGTTGCCTTGATGTCCCCGGCCGAGCCAAGAAAGCGCATGTCACTGTCCGTCACCAGCAACGCGAGCAGCCGTAGCGCCGCGCGAGGATTAGTGCCGCTGTGTGCCGCCGTGGGGGCCTATCTGTTCTATCTGTCCGCAGGCGAAATCCTGCTGC
The window above is part of the Bradyrhizobium sp. PSBB068 genome. Proteins encoded here:
- a CDS encoding TetR/AcrR family transcriptional regulator encodes the protein MVYRRTHQVVKRLAARRSAILSAARDAAAAGGMAAVQIAPVAVRANVAAGTVYRYFPSKAELISELITEVSRDELSAIRRAADAAPGPSSALAAAVTTIAVHVLSQRKLAWGILAEPVDVDVTASRLASRRDISGELAMRIDAAVRAGHLPAQDTALAATALLGALHEALVGPLAPSNLDDPIKLRDAVQTVTLLALRAVGVMDARARGLVVQATTPAKALVGA